A window from Bufo bufo chromosome 1, aBufBuf1.1, whole genome shotgun sequence encodes these proteins:
- the LOC120980459 gene encoding interferon gamma-like: protein MMTYFKIFLLHCAVLCYIGQINGYNINLKIARDDIEKLRKYLQQNSKDTNDTNDTEDTAIFSKLLDDWKEESEKKLLLSQIVPMYLKMLDSMKVNGEVNDSITNLTQMLYTSNKDYLEKTDQKMKRLNELKKVQMSDIKIQRAAIKELLRVLRDVSTLQGEQKPSSNKCKRENIRRRRGC from the exons ATGATGACATATTTCAAGATATTTCTCCTTCATTGTGCAGTCCTTTGTTATATTGGACAAATCAATGGATATAATATTAACCTTAAGATAGCACGTGATGACATTGAAAAACTGAGAAAATATTTG CAACAGAATTCAAAAGACACAAATGACACAAATGACACTGAAGACACTGCCATTTTTTCAAAGCTGCTGGATGACTGGAAGGAG GAAAGTGAAAAGAAACTGTTATTGAGCCAGATTGTTCCTATGTACCTGAAGATGCTTGACTCCATGAAAGTAAATGGAGAAGTAAATGACAGTATTACTAATTTGACACAGATGCTTTACACATCAAATAAAGATTATTTGGAGAAAACTGACCAAAAAATGAAAAGACTGAATGAACTGAAAAAAGTGCAG ATGTCAGACATAAAAATTCAACGTGCAGCCATCAAAGAATTATTGCGTGTTCTCCGAGACGTTTCTACTCTTCAAGGTGAACAAAAACCAAGCTCAAATAAATGCAAAAGAGAAAACATACGAAGAAGAAGAGGATGTTAG